A region of the Oncorhynchus nerka isolate Pitt River linkage group LG9a, Oner_Uvic_2.0, whole genome shotgun sequence genome:
TAACACAAAGTCTCACTTTACATTATTACTCAACTTTACCCGTTAGAGTGATCTCACCCGGTCTTAGGGATGGCTGAATCTGGAATGTTGTTAAATGTGATGTTTTCATGCCTCCAAGGCAATTCAGACGGCTGATTGAGGATCTTATTACTGATGAAGGTGATGTTCTGGTGTCACTAGGTCAATTCAGAAGGCTGATTGAGGATCTTATTACTGATGAAGGTGATGTTCTGGTGTCACTAGGTCAATTCAGAAGGCTGATTGAGGATCTTATTACTGATGAAGGTGATGTTCTGGTGTCACTAGGtcaattcagacagctgattgaggatctTATTACTGATGAAGGTGATGTTCTGGTGTCACTAGGTCAATTCAGAAGGCTGATTGAGGATCTTATTACTGATGAAGGTGATGTTCTGGTGTCACTAGGTCAATTCAGAAGGCTGATTGAGGATCTTATTACTGATGAAGGTGATGTTCTGGTGTCACTAGGtcaattcagacagctgattgaggatctTATTACTGATGAAGGTGATATTCTGGTGTCATTAGGTCAATTCAGAAGGCTGATTGAGGATCTTATTACTGATGAAGGTGATGTTCTGGTGTCACTAGGTCAATTCAGAAGGCTGATTGAGGATCTTATTACTGATGAAGGTGATGTTCTGGTGTCACTAGGTCAATTCAGAAGGCTGATTGAGGATCTTATTACTGATGAAGGTGATATTCTGGTGTCATTAGGTCAATTCAGAAGGCTGATTGAGGATCTTATTACTGATGAAGGTGATGTTCTGGTGTCACTAGGTCAATTCAGAAGGCTGATTGAGGATCTTATTACTGATGAAGGTGATGTTCTGGTGTCACTAGGTCAATTCAGACGGCTGATTGAGGATCTTATTACTGATGAAGGTGATGTTCTGGTGTCACTAGGTCAATTCAGAAGGCTGATTGAGGATCTTATTACTGATGAAGGTGATGTTCTGGTGTCATTAGGTCAATTCAGAAGGCTGATTGAGGATCTTATTACTGATGAAGGTGATGTTCTGGTGTCACTAGGTCAATTCAGAAGGCTGATTGAGGATCTTATTACTGATGAAGGTGATGTTCTGGTGTCACTAGGTCAATTCAGAAGGCTGATTGAGGATCTTATTACTGATGAAGGTGATGTTCTGGTGTCATTAGGTCAATTCAGAAGGCTGATTGAGGATCTTATTACTGATGAAGGTGATGTTCTGGTGTCACTAGGTCAATTCAGAAGGCTGATTGAGGATCTTATTACTGATGAAGGTGATGTTCTGGTGTCACTAGGTCAATTCAGAAGGCTGATTGAGGATCTTATTACTGATGAAGGTGATGTTCTGGTGTCACTAGGTCAATTCAGAAGGCTGATTCgatgtgtttgttttttatgaCCATGTTTCTCTTTCTACTtgcattttgtatttatattgatgtgtgtattttctgttaTTTATGTAATTCAGGGTTCATcagtaaaagagaccttggtctcggtatgactccctgatactttacagatacccaacctaaaaccctaaagagcaagcaatgcGGATCTATAAGCACAATTACAAGGCTTCTCAGCAAAATACCCGTATAAGATACACGGAAAAAATAGCTGAGTGAGCATTTAACATAATTCACTCATATTCCAACTGTTATAAAATGATGTAACGAACGCGAACAGCACTTGACACACACTACACTAAACATAACGAGTCATCGCGGGAAATCACGATGAATTTCAGTGATCCAACGCAAATAAGCTCCCAGTCGGTAGCGGATAACTTTCACAGTTTTGGAGATAACACCTCATTCGTGACTTCCCGTTTTATATTAATGAGTTCATCTTTTTAACGAACCACACCACCAGTTGTGAAATGTCTAAACCTGCGGGGAGACCACTCCTTTTTAATAGCTGCATCTTTTCccgtctcctctcttttctccacaCACTCTCGCTCAGTTCCTGAGGGGGTGGTCTTGCAGTCAGTCAGTGAATGTGAGAGGAGCAGATTAGTTGCGCTTTTATTGCGGAGCAGCTGCAACGGAAGAAAATAGGCACCGGAGAGACACCGCTAACTGACCGTTTTCTCTTTCTTACCGGGTGATGCAAAGACTAACGGTGGATGGAATATCGAACGTGGATAGGGAGGAAGACCGCTGAAACTACTGTCTGATTCTCTAACTTGTTGATGCTCCGTCATTTACCAGGGCTTTGCTTGGAGGATTGTCCCTGCTTGTTGGCGTAAAGTGAAGCGCGTGGAACAGAAGTAggctatttttttttattaatttgacctttatttaaataggcaagtcagttaattaagaacaaattcttaatttcaatgacggtctaggaactgtgggttaactgcctgtccaggggcagaacgacagatttgtaccttgtcagctcggggatttgaacttgcaaccttccggttactaccGCTACTCGTATGGAGACAGATTGTGTTTCAATGATTTAACTATGCATTGTGAAGAACAAGTTATGGTAAGATTTTCATTAAATCTATATTTTTTTCTGTTTCAATTGTTCATATTtagactgatgtgtgtgtgtttagttccCATTTATATTCTTTGCAACAAAACAATTGACAACTTTAATTGAAAATCAATGTAGAGTGATTGCCATCCTCTACTCCCCAACCCCAACTATATTACAAACCAAAAGTCTAGTTTTAACATTAGACCATCTAAAATAACCCACATTAGCCTATAGCCAACATGAACTTAAGCTTTTGAATATAATTTTGCCAATGCTATTCTAATACCTTGTATTGTCCCCTCTGTAGATGTCCATTCACCTATCCATGTCCAAGCCATAGCACTGTGATTGCCGAAGCAGCAGGTTCCTTCAATACACACCGGCTCGTTCCAACCGGTCAGCATGGCTGCAGGAGTGGCGGCATGGCTCCCCTTCGCCCGAGCGGCGGCTATAGGATGGATGCCGGTTGCTACCGGTCCTATGCCCATTCCTCCCCAGGAAAATAAGAAATCCCAAGACCAGGGACTTATCATCCTCAACGTCAGCGGTCAGAAGTTCCAGACGTGGAGTAACACTTTGGAACGCTATCCGGACACTTTACTGGGGAGCACCGAAAGGGATTTCTTTTTCCACGAGGAAACAAAAGAGTACTTTTTTGACCGTGACCCTGATATTTTTAGACACATTCTGAATTTCTATCGCACGGGAAAACTGCACTACCCACGCCAAGAGTGTATTGCAGCTTACGATGAAGAGTTGTCGTTTTTTGGGATCATACCTGAGATTATTGGTGACTGTTGCTATGAGGAGTACAAGGACCGGCGGCGCGAGAACCAGGAGAGGCAGCAAGATGACGAGGACGATGAGAAAGAAGATATAGCTCCGCTAAACATGACCTTCCGGGAGTACATGTGGCGGGCTTTTGAGAACCCCCACACAAGCACCACGGCCCTGGTCCTCTACTATGTCACCGGGTTTTTCATAGCCATCTCAGTCATGGCCAATGTGGTGGAGACGGTGCCGTGTGGAACCCTCCCCAACCGCGCCAAGGAGATCTCATGCGGGGACCGTTACGCAGTGGCCTTCTTCTGCCTGGACACGGCCTGCGTCATGATCTTTACCATCGAGTACCTCTTACGGTTAATCGCAGCCCCCAGCCGGTACAACTTTATGAAGAGTGTGATGAGCATCATCGACGTGGTTGCCATCATGCCTTACTACATCGGCTTGGTCATGACGGACAATGACCAAGTGAGCGGGGCTTTCGTCACCCTCAGGGTCTTCCGGGTTTTCAGGATTTTCAAATTCTCCCGCCACTCTGCGGGGCTGCGTATCCTGGGCTACACACTGAAGAGCTGCGCCTCGGAGCTgggcttcctcctcttctccctcaccATGGCCATCATTATCTTCGCCACTGTGATGTTCTACGCAGAGAAGGGCTCCGCTTCCACCAAGTTCACCAGCATTCCCGCTGCTTTCTGGTACACCATTGTCACCATGACAACGCTGGGGTAGGTGTTGCCTCTTGGAGAGGGTGGTTGTGAATGTGTTCAGTTCACAACGTGTCGAAACGAGCTTGGCTACTAAAGAGGTTATTGGTAGGCCTACACCACAGTCACGTATCACTGCAGTTTCTCACTGATAAAGCCCAATCTTCTGCATTCTAGGTCTATTCTATTATGTCATATGAAACATATGCCCATCATAACTATTTCACACCCTGTGAAAGCTTCATGGTAcagtaaatgtttttatttatagaCCCTCGTATTGTAAGGCTGGTAAACGTAACTGATTAAAGAAACTCCAAGCCACGTTCATAGTTGGCTATATTGGACCACTCAtgagcctactgacaacgttaatGAGGGTTAGAAAGTGTAGGTCTAATTGAcacctctatgtctctctctctctctctctctctctctctctctctctctctctgtctctcactctctgtctctgtctctctttctctctctctctctgtctctcactctcactctctctgtctctctttctctctctctctgtctcgctctctttctctctctctgtctcgctctctttctctctctctctctttctctctttctctctctgtctctctgtctctctcactctttctttcactcGTCCCTCGTTGTCTCCAGAGTGCCAATGAACTACGCAGCCAATCGGCTGGATGTGCTGATGTTGCATAAGTTAATGAATCATGGTTAAGGCGATCATTTTAATTAATGTGTAGCCTATATTGATGTACCGCACTCATCCAGTCAGTAGCTTATATGAGTGATTGATTGTTCTTTGAggggaattctctctctctctgccttccacTCCATTATGCGCGCAGATCGAGTGCTGCGACAGTTGCTCTCCGTGGTGCTGAAAACCTCCTTCGCGTTTCATTTAACGCCACGCTTGCTGCCAGCGTTCGTTGCTATACTGCTATCTTGTGTTGTGCTGCTGAGCGTCAAAAATAATACAGACAAAATACCGTGTGAgtgtctgcctggctggctgtctggctggctggctggctgaagcATGCAGCGTGAACATAAATCATAGCCTGGAAATAATCAGACCATTCCTAATTCGTGTGTTAAAAAATACCAAGGTTGCTCCTTCGATCACCGAGCTCATGAAGTCTGTTACTTATCGTGTctcaaaagagagaggagaaatacaaCTCGGCTTGACAGTTCCCTAGCCACCTTCCCGTAGCACATTCAAGTTTCGAAGGTATTATAGAAGAATGTTTTAATAATTAAAGTTAGGAGGTTTTTGGACCAATGATCACAGATAATTATGACAACTGACAAGGATgacgggagtgagagagagagacagagtgagagagtgagagagagagacagagtgagagagtgagagagagagagagagagagagagacagagtgagagagtgagagagagagagagagagagacagagtgagagagtgagagagagagagtgagagagagagagagagagagagagagaaatagagagagtgagagagagagagagagacagagagagagagagagagagagagagtgagagagagagagaaatagagagagagtgagagagagagagagagagagagagagagagacagagagagagagtgagagacagagagagagagagaaaagagtgagagagagagagaaatagagagagagtgagagagagagagagagagagagagacagagagagagagagagtgagagagatagagaaatagagagagagagagagagagagagagagagagagagagagagagagagacagagtgagagagtgagagagagagagagtgagagagagagagagagaaaatagagagagagagagagagagagacagagagagagagagagagtgagagagagagaaatagagagagagtgagagagagagagagagagagagagagagagagagtgagagacagagagagagagagagagagaggagagagagagagagagagagagagagaaagagagagagagtgagagagagagagagacagagagagagagagagagagtgagcgagagagagtgagagagagagagagagagagagagagacagagagtgagagagagagagagtgagagagagagaaatagagagagagagtaagagagagacagagtgagagagagagacagagagacagagtgagagagagagacagagtgagagagagagagagacagagtgagagagacagagtgagagagagagagagtgagagagagagagagtgagagagagagagtgagagaaagagagacagagagagagagagacagagccagagagagagagagagagagagagagtgagagagag
Encoded here:
- the LOC115122669 gene encoding potassium voltage-gated channel subfamily D member 2-like; translation: MAAGVAAWLPFARAAAIGWMPVATGPMPIPPQENKKSQDQGLIILNVSGQKFQTWSNTLERYPDTLLGSTERDFFFHEETKEYFFDRDPDIFRHILNFYRTGKLHYPRQECIAAYDEELSFFGIIPEIIGDCCYEEYKDRRRENQERQQDDEDDEKEDIAPLNMTFREYMWRAFENPHTSTTALVLYYVTGFFIAISVMANVVETVPCGTLPNRAKEISCGDRYAVAFFCLDTACVMIFTIEYLLRLIAAPSRYNFMKSVMSIIDVVAIMPYYIGLVMTDNDQVSGAFVTLRVFRVFRIFKFSRHSAGLRILGYTLKSCASELGFLLFSLTMAIIIFATVMFYAEKGSASTKFTSIPAAFWYTIVTMTTLG